The Dehalococcoidia bacterium genome contains a region encoding:
- the aroG gene encoding 3-deoxy-7-phosphoheptulonate synthase AroG has product MVTTKNGTPPAKTTASRPQTDDVRIVEIKELSSPDEVLAELPITDKAARTVYDTRQAIHRILHGADDRLLVVIGPCSIHDVKAAKEYGGLLKEARDRLSKHLLIVMRVYFEKPRTTIGWKGLINDPYLDGSFQINHGLRTARGLLLDLANDGIPAGTEFLDMITPQYIADLVAWGAIGARTTESQIHRELASGLSCPVGFKNGTDGNVRIAVDALRAAQVPHHFLSVTKAGHSAIVSTAGNEDCHIILRGGREPNYDPDSIDAASRELASAGLPARIMIDFSHGNSMKQHERQLDVGASVAQQIANGDERIVGVMVESHLKEGRQDYIPGRELVYGMSITDACLGWEDSRGLLDLLAEAVMKRRLKAEAAGGGGS; this is encoded by the coding sequence ATGGTAACCACCAAGAACGGCACGCCCCCCGCCAAGACCACGGCCTCGAGGCCCCAGACGGACGACGTCCGCATCGTCGAAATAAAGGAGCTCTCGTCGCCCGACGAGGTCCTGGCGGAGCTTCCGATCACCGACAAGGCGGCACGCACGGTCTACGACACGCGCCAGGCCATCCACCGCATCCTGCATGGCGCAGACGACCGCCTGCTCGTCGTCATCGGTCCCTGCTCGATCCACGACGTCAAAGCCGCGAAGGAGTACGGCGGCCTCCTCAAGGAGGCGCGCGACCGGCTTTCGAAGCACCTGCTCATCGTCATGCGCGTCTACTTCGAGAAGCCGCGCACTACCATCGGCTGGAAGGGGCTCATCAACGACCCCTACCTGGACGGGAGCTTCCAGATCAACCACGGGCTGCGTACCGCGCGCGGGCTGCTACTGGACCTTGCGAACGACGGCATACCGGCAGGGACCGAGTTCCTGGACATGATCACGCCTCAGTACATCGCCGACCTCGTGGCCTGGGGGGCCATCGGCGCCCGCACGACGGAGAGCCAGATCCACCGCGAGCTGGCGTCCGGCCTCTCCTGTCCTGTCGGCTTCAAGAACGGCACCGACGGCAACGTGCGTATCGCGGTGGACGCCCTGAGGGCGGCGCAAGTGCCGCACCACTTCCTCTCCGTGACCAAGGCGGGACACTCCGCGATCGTATCGACGGCCGGGAACGAGGACTGCCACATCATCCTGCGCGGTGGCCGCGAGCCCAACTACGACCCCGACAGCATCGATGCGGCGTCCCGGGAGCTGGCGAGCGCCGGCCTGCCCGCGCGGATCATGATCGACTTCAGCCACGGCAACAGCATGAAGCAGCACGAGCGCCAGCTCGACGTCGGGGCCTCGGTGGCGCAGCAGATAGCGAACGGCGACGAGCGGATCGTGGGCGTGATGGTCGAGAGCCACCTGAAGGAAGGCCGGCAGGACTACATTCCCGGGCGGGAGCTCGTGTACGGCATGAGCATCACGGATGCCTGCCTCGGCTGGGAGGACAGTCGCGGCCTGCTCGACCTGCTGGCAGAGGCGGTCATGAAACGCCGGCTGAAAGCGGAGGCCGCCGGAGGCGGCGGCTCCTGA